The following DNA comes from Triplophysa dalaica isolate WHDGS20190420 chromosome 10, ASM1584641v1, whole genome shotgun sequence.
tagtctccagtctcgtaagaaggacaaaaatatcctgatcgagcacctcagtgggtctttctcgttgagagagacaccaggacgagaagaggcgccgtctagaggcatGTAAcagcctagtagatggggccctagcctgtgATGGTTTCTGCcgtagagggggagtagccatctcaggatcttctcgtcccgtctagggtgttccagaggtctgatctgggatgccagaacgtgtccttcccctgagagagcaggtcctctgtcaggggaatggttcaggggagtcgctgtccagagcatcaactctgaagccaagtgtggttagACCAGGGCGGTGTAATCAATAACACTGGTGCTCCTCTTTCCTGACCTTGtatctgtgcaaggaggctcctggggggggaggtgtgcttccgcccatcccgcggtcagctgtgcgccagggcatccgtgccgaggggggcctcggtcagggagcaccaaagcggacaatgggtggtgtcgcgggaggcaaagaggtctatctgtgcctgtccgaacagcacccaaatgagctggacctggggtggagtcgccactctatgcaaggcgtatactgacgagatagcgcgtcggctgtctgttTCAGttcgcctgggatgtgtgtggcccgcagggaccGGATCACCTACTGACTCCATAGgtggaggcgtcgggcaagtcgtgttagctgccgtgagcgtataCCCCCCTGGCGATGTAGGCTACGGCTGTCGTGCTGTCCAggcggaccagcacgtgctggccctgcactagagTCCGTAGCCTTATCAGCGCaagcagcacagcccacaactctaggcaattgatatgccagtgcagacgggggcccgtctagcgccccgctactgcgtgccgtTGCACACTGcgccccacccctgcagcgaggcgtccgtcgtcaccacgacgtgcctcgcaACCTGGCCTAGGGGAGTACCACGCTCGGAgtaaggtcatggaagaccaaggggttagggtgcgtcggcagcaaggcatcatcaccatgcgcctgctgccggtgtgccacgctgtcctcggaactcgactctgtagccagtgtcgAAGCGGTCtaatgtgcatcaatccgaggggtattacccccacGGAGAACGCCATGTGttccaggagcctctgaatttgtttcagggggaccgccgactgcccgaagtgttccaggcagttcaacactgactgggcgcgtgctgcgtacagctgcgccgtcatggtgacagagtttagttccataccgagaaagaggatgctctgccctggggagagtttgctcttttctcggttaacctgaaatcccaatcgatctagatgccggaccaccaggtccctctgtgtacacaacagatctcgcgagtgtgccaagataagccagtcgtcgagataatttagtacccgcacaccttttgTCCCGAAGGGAGacagggaggactctgtactgatatgcctgcccctcgaacgcgaaccgtaggaaTACCCGGTGTCGAgggggatcgagacatgaaagtaagcatCCTTCAGCTCCACCTgatggatgtcaggatgcgcctctgcgtgagcatcctgaacggcagcctgtgaaggtgctttgttcaagGTACGCAGACCCATGGGGCGCAACCTGCTGTCTTTCTTGGGAAAGAAAGTGCttgtcgtgacccactgaacatcttggttttgagggacgaactcgatgcctgttttgccagaagggtggtgacctctacccgaagtacggaagtgtccctgcctctgacagagggagagatgatgccccgaaacttgggagagtctctggcgaactggatcgagtaaccaagacggaccgccctcattagccagcgagacagtgtgggcagttctcgagctcccagggactgtgacagggtgaccaaggggacggtctacttcatcattcccacggggagtggttcgtcggctggcgaaGCTAACCGTCTGTCGCAGGGGTTTCCCCGGAGGGatggttggctccgcctttttgtctgcctggcgggacaacggcacacactgtcggtttgagagtggtggcagctgtcgtgtgtgttcgccagggcgtgaggtcgggttgcctggcacagtccagtggagtgcttgatcggctgcaagtacacccggggagaacagaaaaactctgcgagtaagtgggcgccaggccctgaaaaggccCGCCGTCTcataccgaccgatcagagccatggctgtgaaggtcgggcccgatgttgttctccctggggtcttcccatcAGTGTCGCTTCtagcgagaaggttgctgacggggtggaggtttccccctcgacctccgcTATGGGGTGCAGTCTGttggggcacaggaaccggagccgatgtcaaaggggtcctgggttgccgGGAAGCAGATGTCACGCGAGATCTCGGAGGActctaggcggccgagtcgcggcgtgaaaaaatgtggctaattgccactgtctgcttcaccgccaaaaactgctgagcgcagtcctcgacggtgttaccaacaacccaccctgcgagatgggtgcatcaagaaagcggacttcgttggtgtcactcttctgcccaaggtacagccgggggtgtctctcctggaccagtaccgtggacatcgtccgacccagggcccgtgccgccgccttagtcgcccgtagatcGCTGTCAGCGACGGCatggagatcctgcattatacccgggtcggcctaaccgtcgtggagctctctcaacgccttggcctggcggacctggcccgcggcatcgcaagctttcgacaccagtgatgccgaagtcttacgcgCTTTGGActgtaggcgtggccgattccccccaggtggcaaccgttccacccgggggatctcgacgtagtccTTGACTGCCCCACTATCGAgagaagtaagggagccggagctggtttcactggaacgtgaagttttacacagctcctcatgcacctccgggaaaaacatggcacccggggtgggcgcagTATTCACCAGGCTCCGACCTCAGAAACCActtatccccgggttagcatggatgacatcacttctgcttcctcctgaactcgaccgcttgGGGTGGAGCTcagattcgtcagagtcggatgccagtctccctccgatgctgcaagcgacatctcatctacgtcactcatcgtttccgagtgtgtgcctgaggatccggacggtatgtcaccgccggttggggaacgttcagacgaagcagacgaaatggtggctggttcccgtaggaagacagccacccgtgaccgcaacttctgaatgacaatctgcccgcagtgcaggctctgaagaacaaaatgtaaatgaatgctgcatgcaaatttaattcgccaaatgtcattggccttttctatagtagtcagagttgattggttctcaagggcaaaccacatctgtcgttctcgacacaactacgagagaccaacagaaagggaacagtTATTTTTCACCATCAGGTGACATTAACCTTATTCTATAatctctgtaaaaaataaagaaagagataTCACTGATTTAccttttataacaataataatgctTATAATACTTTAATAATGATTTGATCAAAATCATTACTTTCTAAAAACAATCCCTATACTTATATTATTATAcgttttaatttcattaagtTATGAATCAATCAGaattgaaaatctaaaaataaataagaaagacAAATTGCCAGGGTTTTTTGGGCCCCTGAATACAGAGTGACGTATGAGAGACCAATCCTGCATTACTATTGAATGTTGTGTTTCCGATTGACCACAGACGGggctaaaacaaaacaaactggtATAGCAAAGATcacagattttattataaagttAAGCTAGTAAAAAAGCTAAGTACACATTTATGCAATATTCACTGTaccatacatttacacattaaagACTTAAAGAACaggtttacaaaaataaagatctTTGGTGTCACTGTTTTGTGCCTCTAAAAATCAAACTGTTCCCTTAAAGAAGCAGGTCTGAACATTAAGGCAGACAAAAATATAAccaaataattacaaaatacattgtaaaccAACtgactgaaaaaaagaaagcacaCAACTAGTAAATTCAAAATAAGTTATGTAAAAAAGTTATGAAACCACTGCAATATAACAAGGTTAGGCAGTCTTTTTTCAAGCattcaataaatacataatcaaCAACAGCAAAGTGTTCGCTGTTGTAAAAGTGGATTAGTTTGAGAATGCACATGCATCAGTTCTACAAAACCTAAACGATACATTTGCATAAAGCAAACTTTGAAATGTTAATCCTTGaaaaagtttaaacaaaaatacagaataaaataagtatttctATGTTGTTTGTAACAAACTATTGGTATTGAAATGAAtcaccaaaaaaatgtaatctctCATCCGAACAATTACAAGTTTCGTAAGTGTTTTGACATGATGTTTACATGATGTCAGAAAGACATGACACACTGTTAAGggatattataaaaaaacattcttgcaTGTTCAAGTGCAACAAATCTGCCTGTAGTTTTCATGTTACAGAAATCCAGACGAAATAGCTGCCTACTTGCCCAATCTTATTAGATCAGTAGTAAGTTTGGGCAGAAGAGGGATACCAGAAAAAATTGCTAATGTTTGACTTCCACCAAATCAGGTGCAGGAGCAACCATAGTGGCATCCCCGTCACTGCTAAGCTGTATAGTTTTAGATCTCATCCATAGTGTGAACAGACACTAATCGTGATGATTTTGATTCACAGGTTCAAGCTCTTCAGAAGCAGGATAAGACTCCTGTGATCTAGATGTTTTATAAAACCGTTTGTACACAAAGAGAGAAATACTAAACGACACCACCACCACAAATACGCAAAGCACAGTAATTGATATAAACACTAAGTTTGTTTCTTCTGATTTATTTCCTTCTCCTGCCTCTTTTGCTTCCGTTGATTCtgcaaaagtaaacaaaaacatcattGTAGTGTGGTAAAAGCAAATAATCAgtgacattaaaacattcagagaatcatttactgtatttagattttaaagAGGTCACATTTTAAGCTTTATTTAGTGTAGCTGTCTTCAACAGAAAACAGTGACAGTTTCAGTGTGTTGCGGTCTGTAGCAAACACCCCGTGCCCTAATATTCCTTTCCAGGACTTTATTAACCAGTCCGACAGctttttgtgtgttatataCAGACATATTGTGTGCCTAAATCCATTTTCGAGTTGTGCCTTTGAAAACTAAAATCATTCCAGTGATCAGTCCAACATGGGAGTCAAACACTAGACAAGGAGTGAAGTTTATACACTACACAGCTTTTACAGACTAGTTGGTGTCTATTGCTCTTGAAAATGTGGTTCTGGataatctgcttgtttttctACATTTGCATTTCCTGATGAGGCAAAACTGACACCAATTTTTAAAGTGGCAATCTGTgatcattttggggtaaaaataatttgaaatcaATTGTTGAGTAAATCACATATCAGTGTTCAAAACGATGATCTTATCTTTCCCTGATTTACAATGGTAAGCTTATAACAATATTTGCACATTTGTCAGGTCGCCTCCTGCAGGAAATTTGAATTTGGGGGAGAACTTCTTTGCGTCATTACATCACGTCCGTAAACACAAAGGAGAAGATCATCAGACGATCATCTGGAGaatgtcatgtaaacatgtcGTGATAGTTAAGGACTGCAGCTTTAAGAAACAAATAATGATAAGTACATATTCTAGTAATCCCCAAAATCAAATCACAAATTAAAGACTTTATAAAAGCACATAACAGGACCCCTTTGAAAGAATCAGACCATTTTTACTAGGGGTGGGGGTTGAGGGACATAACTATCGTGAttctttttaaaagattttagaaACAATTGTTTCATCCCAAAATCGTAGTATTTGATTATTTACCAGCACAGAGAGCAGTTACTCATTATTCCAGCAGAGGGCGTAATGTATTAGATGACGTTGTATCTGTGTCAAGCTGGCACGAGAAAGTAAAACAATGGTGGAAGAGGATTACTCCATCTTTCCATACCTTTATGTTTTAAATCCAGATCTAGAACATTTTTCCTCCCCGGGCTACCTTTTTTCTTAAGGATCGCTCCAGTGCGACTCCAGGACTgatgaatatacagtatatttaaactTATATGCGCAGAAATGTTGTATTGCACAGGCAATGCATCTCAGACAAGGCAAAATACTGTACCTAGTTTTTTTTCATGTCTTCTAACTACAGACATATCTACACAAAATTATGTCCAAATGCCCATATAAGAATGTATCCTTGTGAAAGTAGTGCGTTATGTGAACGTACAGTTGGAAAACAAAAGCACATGTTACAGTATATTACTGTACATCAGTGCgctagctcttaaagggacaagCAGCAGCTTAATAAAgatctgtttttaatgttcataaaaaaatactcaCTTCTGACTGATTAACCTCTGTAAATTTAATAAGGTTTAATCTATATTTTATTCGTAAAGTGAAGAGTatgaagtgttattttacatttgattacTTTATCCCATTTCTGTATCTGATAACTACCGTAAGACCAACCTGAGACACCTGAGAAGCACtgattattattgtatatttgctttataacaTTAGAAAAGAATCTCTATTGTTGAGCCCTGTGTGTGATGTGAGGACTTGTCTAAAACTAGACATGTTAGACTATTTTATTAGAATAGGTTAAAGTGCCATCTCAAATGTTAGTCTAGAGCCGTGTTTAAATCCCAAGTGTggaaaacaaaaatcataataaataataatatcgAATCGCAATAGTTACATAATTGCAATTCTCAATTATCGCAATATATATTGAATCGCCACACAAGTATCGGGATAGTATTGAGTCGGGAGATTAGTGTATTGTCCCAGGCCTAGTTTTTACTCACCATTAATAAGCAGCTGGACATTCACGTGTTCTCCTGAATGTACGATGTAACATTCATATactccagcatcagtgtgttcAAGTTTGTTGAGTTGGATGGAGAAGTTTCCTCTTACAAAGTCATcaggaaaaaaatctgttttgttctTGAACCTTGGTTCCTGAAGCTCCACTGAACCTTTACCTTTAAGTATATCATAGACATGCATGCTGGCATTATGTCTCCAATGAACATCAATGTCTTGAAGTTTGTACTCAGTTAGATTTGAAGCACATGGCAAGAAAACAGAACTTCCAATAACCCCGGCAACTGTGACCTGAGAATACACTGAAATGAGAGAAAACATTAAATGCAAACACATTCTGGCATTTCTGCATATGCCATTCATTTATCTTTCACCATtagtttgtgtttaatattttgtttacaataGGTTGTTTTAAAGCACTAACTCGTGCTATAGTTATGCCTGGCATTTACAATACTACAGTTTACAATACTCCATCAAACAGTcataataatgtgtaaaaatgtgtacTCAGGCCACCTACCATTAATAAGCAGCTTGACATTCACATGTTCTCCTGAATGTATAATGTAACAATCATATTCTCCGGCATCAGTGTGGATAAGCTTGTTGAGTTGTATGGAGAAGATTCCTTTCAAAAACTCATCAGGAaaaatttctgttttgttcttgtACTTTGGTCCCTGATGCTCCACTGAACCTTTTCCTTTAAGTATAGTAAACACGTTCATACTGGCATTGTATCGCCAAAGCACATTGATGTTTTGAAGGTTGTGCTCATGTTTATTTGAAGCACATGGCAAGAGAACAGAACCTCCAATAACCCCATCAATTGTCACCTGTGAATATACTGAAACGAGAGAAACTTTTAGTACAAACactgggtctcattcactaataattgcGTAGATTTTTCGTATTTATACGCACATTTGAACCTACCACGAAAACGTTCTGCACAATTCACAAAACGTGCGTACGTACATTAATTTGTTCTTAACCTTGTTCTAATGTTAGTGAATTTGGAgtattctaaaaaataaaaaagtaaataaaaaagtaaataaaaaagtacagaCACAAGACAGGTACTTTCATCCCCTGCTTAagttaagaaaaaacattttcttatatctcataaaatgccacaaatcCCCTCCCCCCGGACACAGCTTGGGCCCCCCAGTTTAAGAACTACtgatttaaagcaacactatgtAGTTTTTCGACCCTAAAATAATGTCTccaaaattatttcagtggtagaacaactctttACCGGACTAATTATACTACCGTTGCTATCCGAGCAGCCTCCTAAAAGCTACAACCGCACTCTGTAACTTTGGTGATCTGGTCGGTACACACAGCCCCATCCAT
Coding sequences within:
- the LOC130429882 gene encoding uncharacterized protein LOC130429882, which produces MIISCCYIYALLVNILTTDKVYSQVTIDGVIGGSVLLPCASNKHEHNLQNINVLWRYNASMNVFTILKGKGSVEHQGPKYKNKTEIFPDEFLKGIFSIQLNKLIHTDAGEYDCYIIHSGEHVNVKLLINVYSQVTVAGVIGSSVFLPCASNLTEYKLQDIDVHWRHNASMHVYDILKGKGSVELQEPRFKNKTDFFPDDFVRGNFSIQLNKLEHTDAGVYECYIVHSGEHVNVQLLINESTEAKEAGEGNKSEETNLVFISITVLCVFVVVVSFSISLFVYKRFYKTSRSQESYPASEELEPVNQNHHD